Proteins found in one Zea mays cultivar B73 chromosome 1, Zm-B73-REFERENCE-NAM-5.0, whole genome shotgun sequence genomic segment:
- the LOC118473243 gene encoding uncharacterized protein, producing the protein KDLSGALWDSDSNAILLDQEHYLGHCKDHPKDAEFLNCPIRFYTKMEAIFSHAMATGKFALGSGEALGQNQVDSVATKVEGPAFTYISEERAQTDVGEGSKATEIPSIAVGRKRKIGNFSEDEMLMLTNMSDAVNNVANALRETGPAHVDANLYLAVMEMPGYSEEALIVAYTFLLDNKAQGRGFVHMTEAHRNIWLRTFLAKNYYM; encoded by the exons AAAGACCTTAGTGGGGCTTTATGGGATAGTGACTCCAATGCTATCTTGCTTGATCAGGAGCACTACCTTGGCCACTGCAAG GACCATCCAAAAGATGCAGAGTTCCTAAACTGCCCTATTAGGTTCTACACTAAGATGGAGGCCATTTTTAGCCATGCTATGGCCACTGGCAAATTTGCACTTGGTTCTGGTGAAGCCTTAGGACAGAACCAGGTTGATAGTGTTGCTACCAAGGTTGAGGGACCTGCCTTCACCTATATCTCTGAAGAGAGAGCACAAACTGATGTTGGAGAGGGTAGCAAGGCCACCGAGATCCCCTCCATAGCTGTGGGTAGGAAGAGGAAGATAGGGAACTTCAGTGAGGATGAGATGCTTATGTTGACCAATATGTCTGATGCAGTGAACAATGTGGCTAATGCCCTTAGAGAGACTGGACCTGCCCATGTGGATGCTAACCTCTACCTAGCTGTGATGGAGATGCCTGGCTATTCTGAGGAGGCACTGATTGTTGCCTACACCTTCCTCCTGGACAACAAGGCTCAAGGCAGGGGCTTTGTTCACATGACTGAGGCACATAGAAACATTTGGCTTAGGACCTTCCTAGCTAAGAACTACTACATGTAG
- the LOC103643791 gene encoding nuclear pore complex protein NUP96-like produces the protein MQERNAMDDSGSLEEMSESCRSFFGRLIESLLVWGSKLPVESSVVFDRACYSKMAEELCALLVDTPSETLNLPMGCLLTMLNAPVPDESRSSYLQDALSVFTEILCSDP, from the exons ATGCAAGAAAGAAATGCCATGGATGATTCG GGTTCACTCGAGGAGATGAGTGAATCATGCAGAAGTTTCTTTGGCCGATTAATCGAGTCGTTGTTAGTCTGGGGAAGCAAATTACCTGTTGAGTCAAG TGTCGTGTTTGACAGGGCATGCTACTCGAAGATGGCAGAGGAGCTATGCGCGCTTCTGGTGGACACCCCAAGCGAGACGCTGAACCTACCCATGGGGTGTCTTCTAACGATGCTCAACGCTCCAGTTCCGGACGAGAGCAGGTCGTCGTACCTGCAGGACGCACTCTCTGTCTTCACCGAAATCCTTTGCAGTGATCCGTAG